TATGCCCATATAAGAAAACAATGGAAAGAATTGCCACTTTTTACTACGAGTGGCTGTGGCTGTTCTACTATCGCCATAAAATACTCTGCACTTATAGTAACAGTAGAATTGTTAAAAAACTTCTGGAGACAGAAGGTTTATTCCCAAGTAGATCGACAATTCCAGAAATTCAATTTTATTTACCGGACTTGAATTTAGCAAATCTATATCTGGAGCAAATAAAAATAGATTTACATAAAAATTTATTGATGCTGTCTAAACAGACAGCCGGACTGGAAAGTTTAGCGTTGCAGCTGCAAACGCTCAAAACTAACATGAAAAATTATAAAAATCGCTTGGAAAAAATTAAAGAAATAGCTAATAACGAAATTGGACTTACTAAACTGAATTTTTTGGAGGAATTTGGCGAGGCTGTAGCATCGAAATATCAAGGGGAAATTGAACAAGATTACACAAGTTTGAGTCCAGGTTTGAGAATCCGAGAAAAGTACATCGATACAATTCGAGGAATTATGGAGGTTTCCCAAGCAGAACGCGATCGCACTTTAACCAACACAATAGCGATCGTCGGTATTGCCGTCGCAAGCAGTACCATCACCACCACCATTTTGTCAACCCAGTTACCTCAGCCTCAACCTAAAAATAGTATTTCTTTGACAATAGCTTTCTGCTTGAGTATATCAGCTGCCATAATTCCAGCTGCGATCGCCTTCATATTATTACGTAAATTCCGCCGAAAATAACACTCAAAACTTACCCAAGAGAACTGTAGCCCACAAACGCAGTTTCTTACCCTCTATCGACTTAAAAAATCTTGCTTATCGGTTTCGTTTGATAAACTGGAATTTCAATAAAAAATTCCGTTCCTGTGCCAACTTCCGAAACGTAACTCAACTCTCCCTTGTGCCTTTCTACCACAATTTGGTAGCAAATAGATAGCCCCAAACCGGTACCCTTTCCCACAGGTTTTGTCGTGAAGAACGGATCGAATAATTTGCTTTGGTTTTCTGGAGGAATACCGCACCCATTGTCTTTAATTGTAATTACAACACGAGGCTGATTAGCGCCTGAATCCGGATTTTTTAACTCAGTGCGAATAGTAATCGTAGGCGTAAAGCTTTCTTCTTCTTCTGCCGCCTTACATCGAGCTTTTTCCAAAGCATCGATCGCATTACTAATAATATTCATAAATACCTGATTTAGCTGTCCCGCATAACACTCCACCAGCGGCAGATTACCGTAATCTTTAACTACTTCAATCCCCGAATGCGTCGGCGTAGCTTTGAATCGATTTTGCAGAATAAGCAAAGTGCTGTCAATTCCTTCGTGAATATTGACATCTTTCATTTCCGCTTCATCAAACCGCGAAAAGTTGCGTAACGACAGCACAATTTCGCGAATTCGATTAGCACCTATACTCATGGAAGCCAGCATCTTTTGCAAATCCGCAATCAAAAAATCTAGTTCAATTTCTTCTGTAAGTTCTAACAATTCCGGATCGGAATGGGGATACTTTTGCTGATAAAGTTTAATCAGTCTAATTAAATCTTGCGTATAGGTACTGGCATGAGGAAGATTTCCGTAAATAAAATTAATCGGGTTATTAATTTCATGAGCAATACCAGCTACAAGCTGACCCAAACCAGACATTTTTTCAGTTTGTATAAGTTGAGCTTGAGCTTGCTTTAAAGCTTGGTAAGCTTTCGCTGATTTCTCCATCTCTTTCCGTAACCGCTTCTCATTTACAGTCACCTGCCCCAGCAAATTATAAAACGATATAGTCAATTGCCCAATTTCATCTTCTCGGCTCATCAATTCTTCGCTTTTAGGACTAGCTTCAGCCAATAAATTACATTCATCCATAATAGGCTGTAGACGTTGATTTAAGCGTTTGACAAATAGAAAAACTACTATAGCCAGCACAATAGATGCACCAAGCGCTGCCAAGAGAGTTCCCCCTACTGTAAATTGCAACAATGGGCCAACAATAACCCACTGAGGCACCGACGCCAGCAATATCCAATTATTATTAGCGATTCTCCTATAAGCCCAATATTCTCTTTTCCCGCCCGCATCTTGCCAAGATATAATACCGCTGTTTTTCTTACCAGTTTGGATATTTTTTTGAATCCGTTGCCAAAGTTGGGAATAATTATTAATTTCTGGAAAAGGTTTCAATTCAAGTGCTAATTCGGGGTTCGGTGGATAAGCGATCAAATTGCCTTTGGAACTCACCAGCGCAAAATATCCTTTATCCCTCATTACTGGGTGTGATAATTTCACGCTGAGAAAACCTAACTCTAAATCTTGAGCCAGTACCCCCAGTAACTCTTTTTTATTGTTGTAAAAAGGTAGTGAATAACTTGTACTGACTGTTTGTTGTGGAGGTTCCACAGTTGTTTCTAAATAAGAAATTGGCTCCAACCAAATAGGCTTACCTGCTTTAATCGGTTCGATAAAATAACTTGCTTTGTAATCATCTGGACTAGATTCTCCCCCCTTAGCAATTACCTTCCCATCATTTTCTCTAATCGCAAAAGGGTAAGCATACTTTCGCTGTGGAATAATTAAACGCTTTTGTGGTGGCTGACCGAAACCCAGTCCAGTTCCTAAAGGGATAGTTTTCAAAGAACGACCGATTAAATTAACATAAACTTGTTCGCGTCGTTCTCCAGCCTCGTAGAGTGTGGTTGCAGATGCTGCAACCAGTTTGGTTGAGTTTTCAAAGCTATTGAAACTGCCTTCTAAGTTTTGAGCATTTACCTCTAGGCTTGCCGTCAATTCCGCTCGTGCCTGTTTCACAAGTTCTTGGTAGAATAAATAAGAAGCACATCCCAATCCCACTAAAGAACCGCCCAAAACTGAAAGAAATAAACGCGAGCCAACCGATTTGGCGATCGAAGTTTTTTGCTGGCGACGAGAGTTTAATTTTTGGGTAGTGTCCTGCATAGTTTTTTCTCCTAGCAGTAGATGCAAACGACGCATAGAGGCAACCTATAAATATGGAATAACTGTCAAAGTTTAGTGTTTGAGTAGTCGTAATTTCTATGTATTTAATTTTATTCTAGCTAACAAACTTTAACTTTTTAGAGCGCTCGTAATAAACGTTAAGGATTGAGTCCATTTCCTCTTTTCCTTCAGCAACTGCATTAACTTTATCGAGATATTTATGATTGATTAAACCTTTTAACGGCTGTTGAACTTGGTTAAAGTAATTCATGGCTTCTACTGCTTTTTTATCCCACTCTGGATAATATTGCAAAATATCATCAGGCATTACCTTTGTTCTTGGACTACCTTTTTCGGGAAAACAATAAAAAGGTTTGTCTAAATTCAAATAACCGTAGTCATCTGTCAATTCCTCGCCCGGATGGATATCCCTGACAGCCAATTCAAATTTGTATGCCGTACCGATACAACTGGAATTAAAGCTATGATTTACAAATTTGCCGATATCCCAGCACAATATATATGTACCTTCATTATCCCGATAACAATACTTGAGCAGTTTTTCTCGCAGAATCGGGTTGAGCGATAATATGTAAGATGGAGAAAACCTTTGATCTAATTCATCTAAAACCCAAGTAATAGTACCTTTGGGAATGAGTTTAGTGGCAAACACGCCGTAGCCTATAATTTTGTTTATATAACGGAGTTCTGT
This genomic window from Aerosakkonema funiforme FACHB-1375 contains:
- a CDS encoding SET domain-containing protein encodes the protein MIHPHTELRYINKIIGYGVFATKLIPKGTITWVLDELDQRFSPSYILSLNPILREKLLKYCYRDNEGTYILCWDIGKFVNHSFNSSCIGTAYKFELAVRDIHPGEELTDDYGYLNLDKPFYCFPEKGSPRTKVMPDDILQYYPEWDKKAVEAMNYFNQVQQPLKGLINHKYLDKVNAVAEGKEEMDSILNVYYERSKKLKFVS
- a CDS encoding sensor histidine kinase, whose amino-acid sequence is MQDTTQKLNSRRQQKTSIAKSVGSRLFLSVLGGSLVGLGCASYLFYQELVKQARAELTASLEVNAQNLEGSFNSFENSTKLVAASATTLYEAGERREQVYVNLIGRSLKTIPLGTGLGFGQPPQKRLIIPQRKYAYPFAIRENDGKVIAKGGESSPDDYKASYFIEPIKAGKPIWLEPISYLETTVEPPQQTVSTSYSLPFYNNKKELLGVLAQDLELGFLSVKLSHPVMRDKGYFALVSSKGNLIAYPPNPELALELKPFPEINNYSQLWQRIQKNIQTGKKNSGIISWQDAGGKREYWAYRRIANNNWILLASVPQWVIVGPLLQFTVGGTLLAALGASIVLAIVVFLFVKRLNQRLQPIMDECNLLAEASPKSEELMSREDEIGQLTISFYNLLGQVTVNEKRLRKEMEKSAKAYQALKQAQAQLIQTEKMSGLGQLVAGIAHEINNPINFIYGNLPHASTYTQDLIRLIKLYQQKYPHSDPELLELTEEIELDFLIADLQKMLASMSIGANRIREIVLSLRNFSRFDEAEMKDVNIHEGIDSTLLILQNRFKATPTHSGIEVVKDYGNLPLVECYAGQLNQVFMNIISNAIDALEKARCKAAEEEESFTPTITIRTELKNPDSGANQPRVVITIKDNGCGIPPENQSKLFDPFFTTKPVGKGTGLGLSICYQIVVERHKGELSYVSEVGTGTEFFIEIPVYQTKPISKIF